The following proteins come from a genomic window of Flavobacterium eburneipallidum:
- a CDS encoding alpha-L-arabinofuranosidase C-terminal domain-containing protein: protein MKHNIISRISLFGLLFTGLYANAQKTTLELDATKSVTKIQPTMFGLFFEDINFAADGGLYAEMIKNRSFEFEKPLMGWEQPATKRLSQNKQSGYATPINVKENKTNPNFCRVLVNDDKGYAIVNEGFRGMGVKKDAKYNLSFKAANHDGVIKKIIFQFIDKDKKVLGETSIVPTSNDWKTYSTQFTATQTEAKAKLKITFEGTGTIDLDMISLFPEDTWKNRKNGLRKDIVQLLYDMKPGFLRFPGGCIVEGRTLADRYQWKNSVGEIENRKTMTNRWNVEFPKKATPDYFQSFGLGFFEYFQLSEDIGAAALPVLSCGMACQYNTGELAPLEELDPYVQDALDLIEFANGSEATAWGKLRSDMGHPKPFNLKYIGVGNEQWGPDYIERYKVFEKAIKAKYPKIIIVSGSGPSPDGEYFDYGMQELKKLNAELVDEHYYKSPQWFRDNAARYDNYDRKGPKVFAGEYAAHSTIDNSLITKNNWESAFSEAAFMTGLERNAEVVHLTSYAPLMAHEEAWQWAPDMIWFNNLEVYGSANYQVQKLFATNKGTDLLNITKDGKPLTGQNDLYASAVKDVNTKEIILKLVNTSAKAQEVTVDLKGSKLESKGKVITLTSPNLTDENSFASPKKISPTETDYKLKGDKAPMSLLPYSVTVLKLKMK from the coding sequence ATGAAACACAATATTATTTCAAGAATATCCCTTTTCGGCTTATTATTTACAGGGCTTTACGCCAATGCACAAAAGACCACTTTAGAACTGGATGCAACCAAAAGCGTTACTAAAATTCAGCCTACAATGTTCGGTTTGTTTTTTGAAGACATCAATTTTGCTGCCGATGGAGGATTGTATGCCGAAATGATTAAAAACCGCTCCTTTGAATTTGAAAAACCTTTGATGGGATGGGAGCAACCTGCTACCAAAAGACTTTCTCAAAACAAGCAATCGGGCTATGCTACGCCTATCAATGTGAAGGAAAACAAAACCAATCCTAATTTTTGCAGGGTTTTGGTCAATGACGACAAAGGATATGCTATTGTGAATGAAGGATTCAGAGGAATGGGAGTCAAAAAAGATGCAAAATACAATTTGTCTTTCAAGGCGGCAAATCACGACGGAGTTATCAAAAAAATAATTTTTCAGTTTATTGACAAAGACAAAAAAGTCCTTGGCGAAACCAGTATTGTTCCCACATCAAACGATTGGAAAACCTATTCTACACAATTTACGGCGACTCAAACGGAAGCCAAAGCCAAACTGAAAATTACTTTCGAAGGAACGGGAACTATCGATTTAGACATGATTTCCTTGTTTCCAGAAGACACTTGGAAGAACAGAAAAAATGGTTTACGCAAAGATATTGTTCAGCTTTTGTATGATATGAAACCAGGATTTTTACGTTTTCCAGGAGGTTGTATTGTCGAGGGAAGAACTTTGGCAGACCGTTACCAATGGAAAAATTCGGTGGGTGAAATCGAGAACCGAAAAACGATGACGAACCGTTGGAATGTGGAATTTCCTAAAAAAGCAACTCCCGATTATTTTCAAAGTTTTGGATTGGGATTTTTTGAATATTTCCAACTTTCCGAAGATATTGGCGCAGCCGCATTACCGGTTTTAAGTTGCGGAATGGCTTGTCAATACAACACGGGCGAATTGGCTCCGTTAGAAGAATTAGATCCTTATGTGCAAGATGCTTTGGATTTAATTGAATTTGCCAATGGTTCAGAAGCAACTGCTTGGGGAAAATTACGCTCGGATATGGGACATCCAAAACCGTTTAATTTGAAATACATTGGTGTTGGAAATGAGCAATGGGGACCCGATTATATCGAAAGATACAAAGTTTTTGAAAAAGCCATAAAAGCCAAATACCCAAAAATCATTATTGTTTCCGGAAGTGGGCCTTCGCCAGACGGAGAATATTTTGATTATGGAATGCAGGAACTCAAAAAGTTGAATGCCGAATTGGTAGACGAACATTATTATAAAAGTCCGCAATGGTTCAGGGACAATGCTGCTCGTTACGACAACTACGACCGAAAAGGGCCTAAAGTTTTTGCAGGTGAATATGCGGCTCACAGTACCATTGATAATAGTTTAATTACCAAAAATAACTGGGAATCTGCCTTTTCCGAAGCGGCTTTCATGACAGGATTAGAGCGAAATGCAGAAGTGGTTCACCTCACTTCTTATGCACCATTGATGGCACACGAAGAAGCTTGGCAATGGGCACCGGATATGATTTGGTTTAATAATTTAGAGGTTTATGGATCGGCAAATTATCAAGTACAAAAATTATTTGCTACTAACAAAGGAACTGATTTATTGAACATTACCAAAGATGGAAAACCACTAACAGGACAAAATGATTTGTACGCATCAGCTGTGAAAGATGTTAATACGAAAGAAATAATTCTAAAATTGGTCAATACATCGGCAAAAGCACAAGAAGTTACCGTTGATTTGAAAGGAAGTAAGTTAGAATCGAAAGGAAAGGTTATAACACTTACTAGCCCTAATTTGACTGATGAAAATAGTTTTGCTTCGCCAAAAAAAATCAGTCCAACAGAAACGGATTATAAATTAAAAGGCGATAAAGCACCAATGAGCTTGCTTCCTTATTCAGTAACTGTTTTGAAATTAAAAATGAAATAA
- a CDS encoding glycoside hydrolase family 2 TIM barrel-domain containing protein — protein sequence MKNKIVLLCLWAVCGTTVFGQEKAQRNDWENPELFQINREPARAAFLPYADEASAINDDYSSSPWYFSLNGKWKFSWSPTPDQRPKDFYNPTFSTTNWNELQVPSNWELNGYGIPIYTNITYPFDKNPPFINHADNPVGSYKRGFVLPENWNNRHVFLHFEAGTSAMYIWVNGQKVGYTENTKSPAEFDITKYLKPGKNDLAVEVYRWSDGSYLEDQDFWRLSGIDRDVYLYSTNDIRISDFFAKPDLDSNYKNGSLNVEVNLKNLTSVAVNNQKIEAKLVNAAGATVFVKDLKVNFAANKIQTINFDQKVSNPKLWSSETPNLYTLLLTLKNEKGSIIETVSTQIGFRKVELKGGQLLVNGIRIMFHGVNIHEHNPVTGHYQDEATMIKDIKMMKQLNINSVRCSHYPNNIRWVKLCNKYGLFLVDEANIESHGMGVEGQPLIWMNPKTNPGHLPEWHAAHMDRIYSLVERDKNAPSVILWSLGNESANGPVFYDAYKWIKKRDNTRLVQFEQAKENENTDVICPMYPTIAYMKEYAARKEVTRPYIMCEYAHAMGNSTGNFQEYWDIIRGSKNMQGGFIWDWVDQGLEMKDEVGRCYWAYGGDMGGQNYTNDENGSNDGLVWPDRTPHPGAFEVKKVYQDILFAPADLKNGVIEIINDFGFTNLNNYNFKYQVLENGKAIKEGSVAVALNPKSKKQFKIDLPKLPSKAGVEYLLNVFAYTKIGSELLPQNFEIAREQFVLESENYFVKTQQTDSDTKVKEESKEFVLSANNVVVKISKKTGLISYYSLKGEEYFNQYPEPNFWRAPTDNDFGNKMPVRNNVWRSAGNNYTLESIQVVEENGKSSVVAKMKLNDVFSDYTIKYSMNNEGALEVQPSFKKGNNPLPDMPRFGMIFSLKNTLENLDYYGRGPWENYSDRNESSLKGIYKSKVADQYVPYIRPQENGYKTDVRWFTLLNNNGKGLEIKGLQPLGMSTLNNYPSDFDGGISKKNIHSSDITPRKEVVVCVDLTQRGLGGDNSWGAYPHEQYLLKQNEYSYGFVIKPIE from the coding sequence ATGAAAAATAAAATAGTATTATTGTGTTTATGGGCAGTTTGCGGAACGACTGTTTTTGGACAAGAAAAAGCGCAAAGAAACGATTGGGAAAACCCAGAGCTTTTTCAAATTAATAGAGAGCCAGCACGCGCTGCATTTCTGCCTTATGCAGACGAGGCATCGGCGATAAACGATGATTATTCTAGTTCTCCATGGTATTTTTCTTTGAATGGAAAATGGAAATTTTCTTGGTCGCCAACACCCGATCAGCGTCCGAAAGATTTCTACAATCCCACTTTCAGCACTACGAATTGGAATGAACTTCAGGTGCCTTCCAATTGGGAATTGAATGGGTATGGCATTCCAATTTACACTAACATTACCTATCCTTTTGATAAAAACCCTCCTTTTATTAATCATGCCGATAATCCTGTTGGTTCGTATAAAAGAGGTTTCGTTTTACCCGAAAATTGGAACAATCGCCATGTGTTTCTTCATTTCGAAGCAGGAACATCAGCTATGTATATTTGGGTTAATGGACAAAAAGTAGGGTACACTGAAAACACCAAAAGCCCCGCTGAATTTGATATTACCAAGTATTTAAAGCCTGGAAAAAACGACTTGGCTGTTGAGGTCTATCGATGGAGTGATGGCTCTTATCTAGAAGATCAAGATTTCTGGCGACTTTCGGGCATTGACCGTGATGTTTATTTGTACAGTACTAATGATATTCGAATTTCCGATTTTTTTGCCAAACCTGATTTAGATTCCAACTACAAAAACGGAAGTTTGAATGTAGAAGTTAATTTGAAAAACCTGACTTCGGTTGCTGTAAACAATCAAAAAATAGAAGCCAAATTAGTAAATGCTGCTGGGGCAACTGTATTCGTCAAAGATTTGAAAGTAAATTTTGCTGCCAATAAAATCCAGACTATCAATTTTGACCAAAAGGTTTCTAACCCAAAATTATGGAGTAGCGAAACGCCTAATTTATACACTTTGTTGCTTACGCTAAAAAACGAAAAAGGCAGTATAATTGAAACCGTTTCCACCCAAATAGGTTTCCGAAAAGTAGAATTGAAAGGCGGTCAATTATTGGTCAACGGCATTCGAATTATGTTTCATGGCGTTAATATTCACGAGCACAATCCAGTAACGGGGCATTATCAAGATGAAGCTACAATGATCAAAGATATTAAGATGATGAAGCAATTAAACATCAATTCGGTGCGTTGCAGTCATTATCCTAACAATATACGATGGGTAAAATTATGTAACAAATACGGCTTGTTTTTGGTGGACGAAGCCAATATTGAAAGTCACGGAATGGGAGTTGAAGGGCAACCTCTAATTTGGATGAATCCAAAAACGAATCCAGGTCATCTTCCAGAATGGCATGCCGCTCACATGGACAGAATTTATAGTTTGGTCGAAAGAGACAAAAATGCACCTTCTGTAATCCTTTGGTCATTAGGAAATGAAAGCGCCAACGGACCTGTTTTTTACGATGCGTACAAATGGATCAAAAAAAGAGACAATACCCGTTTGGTACAGTTTGAGCAGGCAAAAGAAAACGAAAACACTGATGTCATCTGCCCAATGTATCCAACCATTGCGTACATGAAAGAATATGCAGCGCGTAAAGAAGTTACTCGCCCGTATATTATGTGTGAGTATGCGCATGCTATGGGAAACAGCACCGGTAATTTTCAGGAATATTGGGATATTATTCGCGGAAGCAAAAATATGCAGGGCGGTTTTATTTGGGATTGGGTAGATCAAGGATTGGAAATGAAAGATGAAGTAGGACGCTGCTACTGGGCTTATGGTGGTGATATGGGCGGTCAAAATTATACGAATGATGAAAATGGTTCTAACGATGGATTAGTATGGCCGGATCGTACTCCACATCCTGGTGCATTTGAAGTTAAAAAAGTGTATCAAGATATTTTGTTTGCTCCTGCAGATCTTAAAAATGGCGTGATTGAAATTATAAACGATTTTGGATTTACCAATTTGAATAATTATAATTTTAAATACCAAGTTTTAGAAAATGGTAAAGCAATAAAGGAAGGTTCTGTAGCTGTTGCTTTAAATCCAAAATCGAAAAAACAATTTAAAATCGATTTGCCAAAACTACCATCAAAAGCAGGTGTAGAATACTTGTTGAATGTTTTTGCCTATACCAAAATAGGTTCAGAATTATTACCTCAAAATTTTGAAATTGCTAGAGAACAATTTGTTCTCGAAAGCGAAAATTATTTTGTCAAAACGCAACAAACAGATTCGGATACAAAGGTCAAAGAAGAATCAAAAGAATTTGTTTTGAGTGCCAATAATGTTGTGGTAAAAATCAGCAAAAAGACAGGGTTGATTTCTTATTACAGTTTAAAAGGAGAAGAATATTTCAATCAATATCCAGAACCTAATTTTTGGAGAGCGCCAACAGACAATGATTTTGGTAATAAAATGCCTGTGAGAAACAATGTATGGCGATCGGCTGGTAATAATTATACCCTAGAATCGATTCAAGTGGTGGAGGAAAATGGGAAAAGTTCTGTTGTGGCAAAAATGAAATTGAACGATGTCTTTTCAGATTACACCATCAAGTATTCAATGAACAATGAAGGTGCTTTAGAAGTGCAACCTTCTTTCAAAAAAGGCAATAATCCATTGCCAGATATGCCTCGTTTTGGGATGATTTTCTCCCTTAAAAACACGCTAGAAAATCTGGATTATTACGGAAGAGGTCCTTGGGAAAATTATTCAGACAGAAACGAATCGTCACTCAAAGGGATTTATAAAAGCAAAGTAGCCGATCAATATGTACCTTACATTCGTCCACAAGAAAATGGATATAAAACGGATGTTCGTTGGTTTACACTTTTAAACAATAACGGTAAAGGTCTTGAAATAAAAGGATTGCAGCCTTTAGGAATGAGTACTTTAAATAATTATCCAAGTGATTTTGATGGCGGAATATCCAAGAAAAATATACATTCAAGTGATATTACTCCTAGAAAAGAAGTTGTAGTTTGTGTTGACTTAACCCAGCGCGGATTAGGAGGCGACAACAGTTGGGGAGCATATCCTCATGAACAATATTTATTGAAACAAAATGAATACAGCTACGGATTTGTCATAAAACCTATAGAATAA
- a CDS encoding family 43 glycosylhydrolase, producing MKNTFLILITFLLSASFYAQKDTLNAPKAALPDVYADPHIAAFGKKFYIYPTTDGSEGWAATSFTCWSSNDLVKWKSENVILDLPKDISWAKERAWAPAIAYKNGKYYYYFSADVNIGVAVSDKPTGPFKDVLGVPLAKKGMLKGQMIDPMVFVDDDGSAYLYFGQGNCNMVKLNDDMISYDATKIVSIKPKGYNEGSFVFKRNGKYYLMWSEFDTRDPRYSVAYATSDSPLGPFTKAEGFPVLKGKGIVKGAGHHSVVKVPGKDEWYIAYHRFKIPDGNGYNRETCISPMRFDKDGNILPVDVFEKVKPVKIKGK from the coding sequence ATGAAAAACACCTTCTTAATTTTAATTACATTCTTGCTTTCGGCAAGTTTTTATGCCCAAAAAGACACTTTAAATGCTCCAAAAGCGGCTTTGCCAGACGTTTATGCCGATCCACATATTGCTGCTTTTGGTAAGAAATTCTATATCTATCCAACAACTGATGGTTCAGAAGGTTGGGCAGCCACCAGTTTTACCTGCTGGTCTTCCAATGATTTGGTAAAATGGAAATCTGAAAATGTTATTTTAGATTTACCGAAAGATATTAGCTGGGCAAAAGAAAGAGCTTGGGCACCAGCGATTGCTTACAAAAACGGAAAATACTATTATTATTTTTCGGCAGACGTGAATATTGGTGTGGCAGTTTCCGATAAACCAACTGGACCTTTCAAAGATGTTTTGGGAGTTCCATTGGCTAAAAAAGGAATGCTCAAAGGTCAAATGATTGATCCTATGGTTTTTGTTGACGATGATGGCTCGGCTTATTTGTACTTTGGTCAAGGCAATTGCAATATGGTAAAACTAAACGATGATATGATTTCGTATGATGCCACCAAAATTGTTTCTATCAAACCAAAAGGCTACAACGAAGGTTCATTTGTATTCAAAAGAAATGGAAAATATTACCTGATGTGGTCAGAATTTGACACTCGTGATCCAAGATATTCGGTGGCTTATGCGACTTCTGATTCGCCTTTAGGACCATTTACAAAAGCAGAAGGTTTTCCAGTTTTAAAAGGAAAAGGCATCGTTAAAGGAGCTGGACATCATTCTGTGGTGAAAGTGCCCGGTAAAGATGAATGGTACATAGCCTACCACCGTTTCAAAATTCCTGATGGGAATGGTTACAATCGTGAAACTTGTATTTCGCCAATGCGATTTGACAAAGACGGAAACATTTTACCAGTTGATGTTTTCGAAAAAGTGAAACCGGTGAAAATTAAAGGGAAGTAA
- a CDS encoding glycoside hydrolase family 43 protein, giving the protein MNLKFNRVFGFFMICLLSINQVESQTVKDSLYSFKSNGNPIITHKFTADPAAFVEGKTLWLYTGHDFEGGQKGYKMKDWCVFSTTDLENWVEYPMPLKLSDFKWDKSGGAYAGQAIKRNGKYYWYISTNGSGIGVAVSDFPQGPFKDALGKPLLTNADCFASTHGWTCIDPSVILDDDGQAWIFWGNGVCYYAKLKENMTEIDGAVKKIDFEGFKFTEAPWIHKRKGKYYLSYATGFPEKLAYAIADNIEGPYQYKGILNEIAGNSNTNHQAIIDFNGRSYFIYHNGAIQPNGTSHSRSVCIDLLEYNKDGTIKKIVMTSEGIQTSRKNK; this is encoded by the coding sequence ATGAATTTAAAATTCAATAGAGTTTTTGGATTTTTTATGATTTGTTTGTTGTCAATAAATCAAGTTGAAAGTCAAACTGTAAAAGACAGCTTATATTCTTTTAAATCAAATGGAAATCCCATCATTACACATAAATTCACAGCCGATCCAGCTGCATTTGTAGAAGGAAAAACCCTTTGGTTATATACTGGCCACGATTTTGAAGGCGGACAAAAAGGCTATAAAATGAAAGATTGGTGCGTATTTTCAACAACCGATTTAGAAAACTGGGTTGAATATCCAATGCCATTGAAATTATCGGATTTCAAATGGGATAAGAGTGGAGGAGCTTATGCGGGACAGGCCATAAAACGAAATGGCAAATATTATTGGTACATCAGTACAAATGGTTCAGGTATTGGAGTTGCTGTTTCCGATTTTCCGCAAGGCCCTTTTAAAGATGCACTTGGAAAACCTTTATTGACCAATGCAGATTGTTTTGCCTCGACTCATGGTTGGACTTGCATTGATCCTTCAGTAATACTGGATGATGATGGTCAGGCTTGGATATTTTGGGGTAATGGAGTATGTTATTATGCCAAATTAAAAGAGAATATGACTGAAATTGACGGAGCGGTTAAAAAAATTGATTTTGAAGGTTTCAAATTTACCGAAGCTCCTTGGATTCATAAACGAAAAGGAAAATATTATCTATCTTACGCAACGGGTTTTCCAGAAAAATTGGCTTATGCCATAGCCGATAATATCGAAGGTCCTTACCAATACAAAGGGATTCTAAATGAAATTGCAGGAAATAGCAATACAAATCATCAAGCCATTATTGACTTTAATGGACGTTCTTATTTTATATATCACAACGGAGCCATACAACCTAACGGAACTAGTCACAGCAGGTCAGTTTGCATTGATTTGTTAGAGTATAATAAAGATGGAACCATAAAAAAAATCGTTATGACCTCTGAAGGAATTCAAACATCTAGAAAAAACAAATAA
- a CDS encoding glycoside hydrolase family 43 protein, with the protein MKNRQQTFSYILAIFFLMSTAVFAQNTDKEKVASDAKNLNIPEGYSKNLHWNLLLDSIGSNGSIISWKSSKSDYISNDGKLLKRSPRKGKKIKVTMTATVSSGSAKTKKTFDVLVAYPDPELQGYLFTYFEGSGPRTSDEQVRFAASADAINWFALNNNQPIIASEKISGTGGIRDPHILRSEDEKSFYMVATDMNTAKNGWAHNPGIVMLQSDDIINWKHSFIDLEKSYPVNFANIQWVWAPQTIYDPAADKYMVYFTVKYKDDLKLDFYAAYANKDFSGFENEPKLLFSPKYGAIDGDIIYKDGTYHFFFKGNTKDENGKEFKNGIRQAIGKTLQGPWIENFNYLDAYSDKKIVVEGSSIFKLNQSDSYVLMYDLYTNHRYEFQRSKDLYQFTPTPESFTKNFYPRHGSIIGITVEEAKRLNEKWGGVPENLLKK; encoded by the coding sequence ATGAAAAACAGACAACAAACTTTCTCTTATATTCTTGCCATCTTTTTTTTGATGTCAACCGCAGTTTTTGCTCAAAATACAGACAAAGAGAAAGTAGCTTCTGATGCAAAAAATCTAAACATTCCCGAAGGCTATTCCAAAAACCTGCATTGGAATTTATTGCTCGATTCCATAGGTTCGAATGGTTCTATCATTAGTTGGAAATCCAGCAAATCGGATTACATTTCGAACGATGGAAAACTCTTGAAACGCTCTCCTCGAAAAGGCAAAAAAATCAAGGTTACAATGACCGCAACAGTTAGCTCCGGAAGTGCAAAAACTAAAAAGACATTTGATGTTTTGGTAGCCTATCCCGATCCAGAATTGCAAGGCTATTTGTTTACCTATTTCGAAGGTTCAGGACCTAGAACTAGTGACGAGCAAGTTCGTTTTGCAGCCAGTGCCGATGCCATAAATTGGTTTGCGTTGAACAACAACCAACCTATTATTGCTTCCGAAAAAATATCGGGAACGGGCGGAATTCGAGATCCTCATATTTTGAGAAGCGAGGACGAAAAAAGTTTTTATATGGTCGCTACCGATATGAATACAGCCAAAAACGGTTGGGCACACAATCCCGGAATCGTGATGTTGCAATCGGATGATATTATTAATTGGAAGCATTCGTTTATCGATCTCGAAAAAAGTTATCCAGTGAATTTTGCCAATATCCAATGGGTTTGGGCACCTCAAACGATTTATGATCCTGCTGCTGATAAGTATATGGTTTATTTTACCGTGAAATACAAAGACGATTTGAAACTCGATTTTTATGCCGCTTACGCCAACAAAGATTTCAGCGGTTTTGAGAACGAACCAAAGTTGCTATTCAGTCCCAAATATGGAGCGATTGATGGTGATATTATTTATAAAGATGGCACTTATCATTTCTTTTTCAAAGGAAACACCAAGGATGAAAACGGGAAAGAATTTAAAAACGGAATCCGTCAGGCGATTGGAAAAACGCTTCAAGGACCTTGGATAGAAAATTTCAATTATTTGGATGCTTATTCCGATAAAAAAATTGTGGTGGAAGGTTCGAGTATTTTCAAATTGAACCAATCGGATTCTTATGTGTTAATGTATGATTTATACACCAATCATCGCTACGAATTTCAACGCAGCAAAGATTTGTACCAGTTTACGCCAACGCCCGAATCGTTTACCAAAAATTTCTATCCTCGCCACGGAAGCATTATCGGAATAACGGTAGAAGAAGCCAAACGATTGAACGAAAAATGGGGCGGAGTTCCCGAAAATTTATTGAAAAAATAA
- a CDS encoding glycoside hydrolase family 127 protein, producing the protein MIPNTIKKSLYFGLIFLSSSTIFAQSAQLQSFPLSSVRLLESPLKAAQRTDLKYILSLDADRLLAPYFKEAGLETKAINYPNWENTGLDGHIGGHYLSALAEMYAATGNQKIKERLDYMLDGLEKCQQKNGNGYIGGVPGSKELWADIAKGKIDAGSFSLNKKWVPWYNIHKVYAGLVDAYTLTGNEKAKKMLIQLSDWCLTLTANLSDKQIQEILRSEHGGMNEVFADVAAITGDKKYLTLAQKFSHKVILDPLLENKDVLNGMHANTQIPKVIGFMRVSEVSGDKDWANAANFFWKTVVDNRTISIGGNSVREHFNPSTDFSSMLESREGPETCNSYNMLKLSKHLFLADPSSKYMDYYERTTYNHILSSQHPDGGFVYFTPIRPRHYRVYSEAQHSFWCCVGSGLENHGKYGELIYAHDKQNLYVNLFIPSTLNWKEKGITLTQNTKFPFEEQSSITLTLKKAQQFAIKFRYPSWIEDGKMKITVNNKEINLVKDQNSYVSIDRKWKTGDVISVILPMQNKTEQLPDKSDWVSFVHGPIVLAAITDTTDLKGLIADDSRMGHIASGAIYPIEDAPLLVSNNTNLASSLQLVENKPFTFSASDLIYQEKYKNLQLIPFFQIHDARYMLYWPYTTKEKLPEIQKAIKDREEAQMKLEAITIDLVTAGEQQPESDHNFKGEKTDTGMFKEHHYRNGKGSFSYDLKNNNLEARKLRITYFGADKNRNFDVFVNETLVATLNLDGSEGNQFIDKIIALPASEQNAKILKVEFKAKPNSSITGIYEVRLLR; encoded by the coding sequence ATGATACCCAATACTATCAAAAAATCACTTTACTTCGGATTGATATTCCTTTCGAGTAGTACAATTTTTGCACAATCTGCTCAATTGCAATCTTTCCCGTTGTCCTCGGTTCGATTGCTCGAAAGTCCTTTAAAAGCGGCACAACGAACGGATTTGAAATATATTTTATCCCTTGATGCAGATCGATTATTGGCTCCTTATTTCAAAGAAGCGGGATTGGAAACCAAAGCTATTAATTATCCGAATTGGGAAAATACCGGTTTGGATGGTCATATTGGCGGTCATTATCTTTCAGCTTTGGCTGAAATGTATGCCGCAACAGGCAATCAAAAAATCAAGGAAAGATTGGATTATATGTTGGATGGTCTCGAAAAATGCCAACAAAAAAACGGCAACGGATATATTGGCGGAGTTCCCGGAAGCAAAGAATTATGGGCGGATATTGCCAAAGGAAAAATCGATGCTGGAAGTTTTTCGTTGAACAAAAAATGGGTGCCTTGGTACAATATCCATAAAGTATATGCTGGATTGGTAGATGCTTATACCTTGACTGGAAATGAAAAAGCTAAAAAAATGCTCATTCAACTTTCGGATTGGTGTTTGACGCTTACCGCCAATTTATCCGATAAACAAATTCAAGAAATCTTGCGCAGCGAACACGGCGGAATGAATGAAGTTTTTGCTGATGTGGCTGCCATTACTGGCGATAAAAAATACTTGACTCTAGCTCAAAAATTCTCCCACAAAGTGATTTTGGATCCACTTTTAGAAAATAAAGATGTGTTAAACGGAATGCACGCCAATACTCAAATCCCAAAAGTAATCGGTTTTATGCGTGTTTCCGAAGTTTCGGGCGATAAAGATTGGGCAAATGCTGCCAACTTTTTCTGGAAAACCGTTGTCGATAACCGAACGATTTCTATTGGAGGCAACAGCGTGCGAGAACATTTTAATCCATCAACCGATTTTTCTTCCATGCTGGAATCCAGAGAAGGTCCTGAAACCTGCAACAGCTACAATATGCTCAAATTGAGCAAGCATTTATTCCTCGCTGACCCTTCGTCAAAATATATGGATTATTACGAGCGCACAACCTACAATCACATCCTTTCGTCCCAACATCCTGATGGCGGTTTTGTATATTTCACGCCAATCCGTCCACGTCATTACCGAGTATATTCGGAAGCGCAACATTCGTTTTGGTGTTGTGTAGGTTCGGGTTTGGAAAATCACGGAAAATATGGCGAACTGATTTATGCGCACGACAAACAAAATCTATATGTGAATCTTTTTATTCCTTCAACTCTGAATTGGAAAGAAAAAGGAATTACGCTTACGCAAAACACCAAATTCCCGTTTGAAGAACAATCTTCCATCACGTTGACATTAAAAAAAGCACAGCAATTTGCCATCAAGTTCCGTTATCCTTCTTGGATTGAAGACGGTAAAATGAAAATTACAGTTAATAATAAAGAAATTAACCTTGTAAAAGATCAGAATTCTTATGTTTCCATTGACCGAAAATGGAAAACAGGAGATGTGATTTCGGTTATTTTACCAATGCAAAACAAAACCGAACAATTGCCAGATAAATCGGATTGGGTTTCTTTTGTTCACGGACCAATTGTGCTTGCCGCTATTACCGACACTACAGATTTAAAAGGATTAATAGCCGACGACAGCCGAATGGGACATATTGCCAGCGGCGCAATTTACCCGATTGAAGATGCTCCTTTATTGGTTTCCAACAACACTAATTTGGCTTCATCATTACAATTAGTAGAAAATAAACCCTTTACTTTTTCGGCTTCGGATCTTATTTATCAGGAGAAATACAAAAATTTGCAACTCATTCCGTTCTTCCAAATTCACGATGCGAGATATATGTTGTATTGGCCTTATACGACCAAAGAAAAGTTGCCAGAAATACAAAAAGCAATCAAAGATCGTGAGGAAGCGCAAATGAAATTGGAAGCCATTACTATTGATTTGGTAACTGCCGGCGAACAACAACCTGAATCTGATCATAATTTTAAAGGCGAAAAAACCGACACCGGAATGTTCAAAGAACACCATTACCGCAACGGAAAAGGTTCGTTTAGTTATGATTTGAAAAACAATAATTTGGAAGCTCGAAAACTACGCATCACCTATTTTGGTGCCGACAAGAACAGAAATTTTGATGTTTTTGTAAATGAAACTTTAGTCGCAACTCTAAATTTGGATGGTTCAGAAGGCAATCAATTTATAGACAAAATAATAGCACTTCCTGCTTCTGAACAAAATGCAAAAATCTTGAAAGTAGAATTTAAAGCCAAACCCAATTCGAGTATTACGGGTATTTATGAAGTGCGGTTGTTGCGATAG